One genomic segment of Nonomuraea coxensis DSM 45129 includes these proteins:
- a CDS encoding diaminopropionate ammonia-lyase, producing the protein MPHNASLRSPWFAPPAARAWRCAPAPAEVRRFHTGLPGYAPTPLTELPPTAAELGLGRVFVKDESRRLGLPAFKALGASWAVHRVLAERDEEGPVTLVTATDGNHGRAVARTARLLGQRARVLVPRGVHPRAVAAIADEGAEVTEVPGSYDDAVRLAAEAASAPGTVLVQDTAWPGYERIPGWIVEGYSTLSAEIDEQLAAAGIDGPDLVCVPAGVGSLAQSVVTHYRSRRAGRPPALVTVEPEAAACVLASLARGEPVSLSTGETTMAGLNCGTPSSLAWPFLRDGLDAAVAVSDAAGARAAADLAALGVRSGPCGAAALAGLRALLTGENAAGHRAALGLGPASVAVLLSTEGPDANPHAEP; encoded by the coding sequence GTGCCGCACAACGCCTCCCTCCGCAGCCCCTGGTTCGCGCCCCCCGCCGCCCGCGCCTGGAGGTGCGCCCCCGCGCCCGCCGAGGTGCGCCGCTTCCACACCGGGCTGCCCGGCTACGCGCCCACCCCGCTGACCGAGCTCCCGCCGACGGCGGCGGAGCTGGGGCTCGGCCGGGTCTTCGTCAAGGACGAGTCGCGGCGGCTCGGGCTGCCCGCGTTCAAGGCCCTCGGGGCGTCCTGGGCCGTGCACCGGGTGCTCGCCGAACGCGACGAGGAGGGCCCCGTCACCCTGGTGACCGCCACCGACGGCAACCACGGCAGGGCCGTGGCCCGCACGGCTCGCCTGCTCGGGCAGCGCGCCCGCGTGCTCGTCCCGCGCGGGGTCCACCCGCGGGCCGTCGCGGCCATCGCCGACGAGGGCGCCGAGGTGACCGAGGTCCCCGGCTCCTACGACGACGCCGTACGCCTCGCCGCCGAGGCCGCGTCCGCGCCGGGCACGGTCCTCGTCCAGGACACCGCCTGGCCCGGCTACGAGCGGATCCCCGGCTGGATCGTCGAGGGCTACTCCACCCTCAGCGCCGAGATCGACGAGCAGCTCGCCGCCGCCGGGATCGACGGGCCCGACCTGGTGTGCGTGCCGGCGGGCGTGGGGTCGCTGGCGCAGTCCGTCGTCACCCACTACCGCAGCCGCCGCGCGGGCCGCCCTCCGGCGCTGGTGACCGTCGAACCTGAGGCCGCGGCGTGCGTGCTCGCGAGCCTCGCCCGGGGCGAGCCCGTCAGCCTCTCCACCGGCGAGACCACCATGGCCGGGCTGAACTGCGGCACCCCCTCCAGCCTCGCCTGGCCCTTCCTGCGGGACGGGCTGGACGCCGCGGTGGCGGTCTCCGACGCCGCCGGCGCCCGGGCCGCCGCCGATCTCGCCGCGCTCGGCGTACGCTCCGGGCCCTGCGGGGCCGCCGCGCTCGCGGGGCTGCGCGCGCTGCTCACCGGGGAGAACGCCGCCGGGCACCGGGCGGCGCTGGGCCTCGGCCCCGCCTCGGTGGCCGTGCTGCTCAGCACCGAGGGCCCGGACGCCAACCCGCACGCCGAGCCCTGA
- a CDS encoding ArgE/DapE family deacylase, which translates to MLPETSPETPLPADDDPAGLLARLIAIDSVNPDLVAGGAGESAIAAFCAAWLAGRGFEVHTLERRPGRPSLVAVARGSGGGRSLMLNGHLDTVGLTGYDGDPLDPRVRDGRMHGRGAFDMKGGLAAMMTAAARATARGPLRGDVLLACVADEEHGSSGTEEVLESFTADAAIVTEPSHLEVTLAHKGFAWFEVRVEGRAAHGSRPDLGVDAIAKAGHFLVALEELGARLARGPAHPLLGTGTVHASVISGGREPATYPEHCSITLERRTVPGEDAATAEAELAALLGRLAVTVPDFRYRLTPGLHREPFAADPESAIVRTLTRNAEAVLGHPPAVRGEPFWTDAALLDRAGIPCLLFGVDGEGAHAAREWADLASVDRLTAVLAGTITDFCS; encoded by the coding sequence ATGCTCCCCGAGACTTCCCCTGAGACGCCCTTGCCCGCGGACGACGACCCCGCCGGCCTGCTGGCGCGGCTGATCGCGATCGACTCCGTCAACCCGGACCTGGTGGCCGGCGGCGCGGGCGAGAGCGCGATCGCCGCCTTCTGCGCCGCCTGGCTGGCCGGGCGCGGCTTCGAGGTGCACACCCTGGAGCGGCGCCCCGGCCGGCCCTCGCTCGTCGCGGTCGCGCGCGGCTCCGGCGGCGGCCGCTCGCTCATGCTCAACGGCCACCTCGACACCGTCGGCCTGACCGGCTACGACGGCGACCCCCTCGACCCGAGGGTCAGGGACGGCCGCATGCACGGCCGCGGCGCCTTCGACATGAAAGGCGGCCTCGCCGCCATGATGACCGCCGCCGCCCGCGCCACCGCCCGCGGGCCGCTGCGCGGCGACGTGCTGCTCGCCTGCGTCGCCGACGAGGAGCACGGCAGCTCCGGCACCGAGGAGGTGCTGGAGTCCTTCACCGCCGACGCGGCGATCGTCACCGAGCCGAGCCACCTGGAGGTCACCCTCGCCCACAAGGGCTTCGCCTGGTTCGAGGTGCGCGTCGAGGGCCGCGCGGCGCACGGCTCCCGCCCCGACCTCGGCGTCGACGCCATCGCCAAGGCCGGGCACTTCCTGGTAGCGCTGGAGGAGCTGGGGGCGCGGCTCGCGCGGGGCCCGGCTCATCCGCTGCTCGGCACCGGCACCGTGCACGCCTCCGTCATCTCCGGGGGGCGGGAGCCCGCGACCTATCCCGAGCACTGCTCGATCACCCTCGAACGCCGTACCGTCCCCGGCGAGGACGCCGCCACGGCCGAGGCGGAGCTGGCCGCGCTGCTCGGCCGGCTCGCCGTCACGGTCCCGGACTTCCGCTACCGCCTGACGCCCGGCCTGCACCGGGAGCCGTTCGCGGCCGACCCGGAGTCGGCGATCGTCCGCACCCTGACGAGGAACGCGGAGGCGGTGCTCGGGCATCCGCCCGCCGTGCGCGGCGAGCCGTTCTGGACCGACGCCGCGCTGCTGGACCGCGCCGGCATCCCCTGCCTGCTCTTCGGCGTGGACGGCGAGGGCGCCCACGCGGCCCGCGAGTGGGCGGACCTCGCCTCGGTGGACCGCCTGACCGCCGTGCTCGCCGGCACGATCACGGACTTCTGCTCCTGA
- a CDS encoding LLM class flavin-dependent oxidoreductase produces MSASGVVFGFGAPGGVGAARELSRLAEQADRDGLDLFSLSDHPYLGERLDAYAALGFVLGRTRRLSGLVNVTNLPTRPAPVLARTVTSLAALADGRVLLGMGAGGLWDRIAAMGVPRLSPSAAVEAFEEAIVLVRLLSGGGPPVTFEGRHYQVHGIEPAPVAAPPVWTGSNGPKSLAATGRVADGWIPGHAADWLSERYRTSRPIIDEAAAAAGLDPGEIRTVYNLPGRVTDRPLAATRDRDGRWLGGSPAQWAEELTGAVLEHGASGFILFSAEQGAAGQVALGRWAGEIAPAVREAVAKERG; encoded by the coding sequence ATGTCCGCATCCGGCGTCGTCTTCGGTTTCGGCGCACCCGGCGGCGTCGGCGCGGCGCGCGAGCTGTCACGCCTGGCCGAGCAGGCCGACCGCGACGGGCTCGACCTGTTCTCCCTGTCGGACCACCCCTACCTCGGCGAGCGCCTGGACGCCTACGCCGCGCTCGGCTTCGTCCTCGGCCGCACCCGGCGCCTGTCCGGCCTGGTCAACGTCACCAACCTGCCGACCAGGCCCGCCCCCGTGCTGGCCAGGACCGTCACGTCGCTGGCGGCGCTGGCGGACGGCCGGGTCCTGCTCGGCATGGGCGCGGGCGGGCTGTGGGACCGGATCGCCGCCATGGGCGTGCCCCGGCTGTCGCCCAGCGCGGCCGTGGAAGCGTTCGAGGAGGCGATCGTCCTCGTCAGGCTGCTGTCGGGCGGCGGCCCTCCGGTCACCTTCGAGGGCCGCCACTACCAGGTGCACGGGATCGAGCCGGCCCCGGTGGCCGCCCCTCCGGTGTGGACCGGCTCCAACGGCCCGAAGTCGCTGGCCGCGACGGGCCGGGTGGCCGACGGGTGGATCCCCGGCCACGCCGCCGACTGGCTGAGTGAGCGCTACCGCACCTCGCGGCCGATCATCGACGAGGCCGCGGCGGCCGCCGGCCTCGACCCCGGCGAGATCCGCACGGTCTACAACCTGCCCGGCCGCGTCACCGACCGGCCGCTCGCCGCCACCCGCGACCGCGACGGCCGCTGGCTCGGCGGCTCGCCCGCCCAGTGGGCCGAGGAGCTGACCGGGGCCGTGCTCGAACACGGCGCGTCCGGCTTCATCCTCTTCTCGGCCGAGCAGGGCGCCGCCGGCCAGGTCGCACTCGGCCGCTGGGCCGGGGAGATCGCCCCCGCCGTACGGGAGGCGGTCGCCAAGGAGCGCGGCTGA
- a CDS encoding MarR family winged helix-turn-helix transcriptional regulator: MTGDDDGRIGVVAALVRGAFLVNAVYTESAREFGLTAQQGQLLCVLMPGPYGMGELGATLGLAKSSLTGLVDRTERNGLVRRGPDPRDSRAVRIALTRKGAALAERFYAETCRRVERLTDELSGAGRDTLAALLGSVVTANKVPVVFQEPAQGVEVRATN, encoded by the coding sequence GTGACAGGAGACGACGACGGGCGGATCGGCGTGGTGGCCGCGCTGGTGCGCGGCGCGTTCCTGGTGAACGCCGTCTACACGGAGTCCGCCAGGGAGTTCGGCCTCACCGCGCAGCAGGGGCAGTTGTTGTGCGTGCTGATGCCGGGCCCGTACGGGATGGGCGAGCTGGGCGCGACGCTGGGGCTGGCCAAGTCGAGCCTCACCGGCCTGGTGGACCGCACCGAGCGCAACGGCCTGGTCAGGCGCGGGCCGGACCCGCGCGACTCCCGGGCGGTGCGGATCGCGCTGACCAGGAAGGGCGCGGCGCTCGCCGAGCGGTTCTACGCCGAGACCTGCCGGCGGGTGGAGCGGCTGACGGACGAGCTGTCCGGCGCCGGACGCGACACGCTCGCCGCGCTGCTCGGCTCCGTCGTGACGGCCAACAAGGTCCCCGTGGTGTTCCAGGAACCGGCCCAGGGAGTTGAAGTTCGCGCTACGAACTAA
- a CDS encoding SpoIIE family protein phosphatase produces MGADDGRDDSGLALDMLDPAPVGVVVTRGPEHRLVYTNALFQSLFRDPGGKVPVEESFARFVQRYYRPRFDHVHATGEPIMIMAEPELPSSERPVPERFFTASLSRISFGPGDHGVLAMVIDVTDQVGAARRIAAIAEERRRLLHRLASLMEISAPIIWVTSRDGHVREPSPNWERVTGQTWEEYRGQGWLRMVHPDDRRDTIKSWARAVDDVSGTWEHVYRLRTRYGGYRHFRLRAVPICEDDRVVEWVGSSTDIEDQWREQRAQRLLDRAAGATARLRSLEEMLDALAGVIVPEIADGCSVYLVTDLADGRQGDAPLIVRRVATTARPGLRTPASYVEERLPGRHAFVKAVRRRRPLRRTFPAGSPPPGVVPDVTRPWLRDSGGNGALILPVVVDGTVPAVVVAVTCGDRPPIGEDDAKLLDLMFDHTHDALSRAIRFQRTQQVALALQYSLLAEPPRLPGLRIVARYRASPSAAEVGGDWYDSFVLPDGVPMLVIGDVAGHDLNAAVAMSQLRNMLRALAMDRREPPGDILSRLDTAMESLAGEVTATCVVARVEPAGRGHRLDYAVAGHPPPLLVEPGGRGRFLEEGVSPLLGALPGERRASREEPLPPGGTLLLYTDGLVERAGEHLDRGLERLRLAAERFADRPVDSFCDALLSELPTTGLDDIAVMALRLPRRR; encoded by the coding sequence ATGGGTGCGGATGACGGCCGCGACGACAGCGGCCTGGCCTTGGACATGCTCGATCCCGCGCCGGTCGGCGTCGTGGTGACGCGGGGCCCCGAGCACCGGCTGGTCTACACGAACGCCCTGTTCCAGTCGCTGTTCAGGGACCCCGGCGGCAAGGTGCCGGTGGAGGAGTCGTTCGCCAGGTTCGTCCAGCGCTACTACCGCCCGCGCTTCGACCACGTCCACGCCACCGGCGAGCCGATCATGATCATGGCCGAGCCCGAGCTGCCCTCCAGCGAGCGCCCCGTGCCGGAACGGTTCTTCACCGCCAGCCTGTCGCGGATCTCCTTCGGCCCCGGCGACCACGGCGTGCTGGCCATGGTGATCGACGTGACCGACCAGGTCGGCGCGGCCCGCCGGATCGCCGCCATCGCCGAGGAACGCCGCCGCCTCCTGCACCGGCTGGCCAGCCTCATGGAGATCAGCGCGCCGATCATCTGGGTGACCAGCCGCGACGGCCACGTACGCGAGCCGAGCCCCAACTGGGAGCGGGTGACCGGCCAGACGTGGGAGGAGTACCGCGGCCAGGGCTGGCTGCGGATGGTCCACCCCGACGACCGCCGGGACACGATCAAGTCCTGGGCGCGGGCCGTCGACGACGTCAGCGGGACGTGGGAGCACGTCTACCGGCTGCGCACCAGGTACGGCGGCTACCGGCACTTCCGGCTCCGCGCCGTGCCCATCTGCGAGGACGACCGGGTGGTCGAGTGGGTGGGGTCCAGCACCGACATCGAGGACCAGTGGCGCGAGCAGCGGGCGCAGCGCCTGCTCGACCGCGCCGCCGGCGCCACGGCGCGGTTGCGCAGCCTGGAGGAGATGCTGGACGCGCTGGCCGGGGTGATCGTGCCGGAGATCGCCGACGGCTGCAGCGTCTACCTCGTCACCGACCTCGCCGACGGGCGCCAGGGCGACGCGCCGCTCATCGTCCGGCGGGTGGCCACCACCGCCCGGCCCGGCCTGCGGACCCCGGCGTCGTACGTCGAGGAGCGGCTGCCCGGCCGGCACGCGTTCGTCAAGGCCGTCCGGCGGCGGCGGCCCCTGCGCAGGACGTTCCCTGCCGGTTCGCCGCCGCCGGGCGTCGTCCCCGACGTGACCCGGCCGTGGCTGCGGGACAGCGGCGGCAACGGCGCGCTGATCCTGCCCGTCGTGGTGGACGGGACCGTGCCCGCCGTGGTCGTCGCCGTGACCTGCGGCGACCGTCCGCCCATCGGCGAGGACGACGCGAAGCTGCTGGACCTGATGTTCGACCACACCCACGACGCGCTGAGCCGGGCCATCCGGTTCCAGCGGACCCAGCAGGTCGCGCTGGCCCTGCAGTACAGCCTGCTCGCCGAGCCGCCGCGCCTGCCGGGCCTGCGCATCGTGGCGCGCTACCGGGCGAGCCCGAGCGCGGCGGAGGTCGGCGGCGACTGGTACGACTCCTTCGTCCTGCCCGACGGCGTGCCGATGCTGGTGATCGGCGACGTGGCCGGCCACGACCTGAACGCCGCCGTCGCCATGAGCCAGCTCCGCAACATGCTGCGCGCCCTCGCCATGGACCGCCGGGAGCCGCCGGGGGACATCCTGTCCCGGCTCGACACGGCGATGGAGTCGCTGGCCGGGGAGGTCACCGCGACCTGCGTGGTCGCCCGCGTGGAGCCCGCGGGCCGCGGCCACCGCCTGGACTACGCGGTGGCCGGCCACCCGCCGCCGCTGCTGGTCGAGCCCGGAGGCCGGGGCCGCTTCCTGGAGGAGGGCGTGAGCCCGTTGCTCGGTGCTCTCCCCGGCGAGCGGCGCGCGTCGCGCGAGGAGCCGCTGCCGCCGGGCGGCACGCTCCTGCTCTACACCGACGGTCTCGTGGAGCGGGCGGGCGAGCACCTGGACCGCGGCCTGGAACGGCTCAGGCTGGCCGCCGAACGGTTCGCGGACCGGCCCGTGGACAGCTTCTGCGACGCCCTGCTGAGCGAGCTCCCGACCACCGGCCTGGACGACATCGCCGTCATGGCGCTGCGGCTGCCGCGCCGGCGCTGA